The stretch of DNA GTTCGTGTACCTCCCGCCGAGCTACGACCGCGGCGTGAAGCGGTACCCGGTGCTGTACTTGCAAGACGGGCAGAACGTGTTCGATCCGGGCGGATCCTTGTCGGGACGAGAGTGGGGCGCGGACGAAGCGGCAGACGCGCTCGCCGCGCGAGGCGTGGAAGCGATCGTCGTGGGCGTCGCGAACATCGGTGCGAACAGGGCGGCGGAGTACGTTCCGTACGCGATCGACGCGAACGACCGTTCAACGCGCGCGGACCGCTACGCGACGTTCCTCGTGAAGACGTTGAAGCCGATGATCGACGGGCGCTTCCGCACGAAGCCCGATCGGCAGGACACCGGCATCGGCGGATCGTCCTTCGGCGCGATCGTGAGCTTGTACGCCGCCTTGCAACACCCCGACACCTTCGGATTCGTCGCGGCGTTCTCGCCGTCACTTTGGGTCGCGGACGGCGCCATGCTCCACGCCGTTCAAAACAAACGCTTCACGTCTCCCCTACGGGCTTACGTCGATATCGGCACGTTGGAGGGAAGTACGCCACAAGAGGCGGCGTTGTCAGTGACGTGGACGCGGCAACTCGCGTCGCTCCTCGAACGAGGAGGCGCGACCGTACGATTGGTGGTCGCTCGAGACCAAGGGCACAACGAAGCGGCCTGGGCGGCGCGCTTCCCGAGCGTCTTGGAGTGGTTCGCGGGCGGCAGCGCCCGATCGGCCGTCCGAACGCCTTGACGTCGGGGGAGCGGTTCGGGAATCTCGCGTTTCGGTTAGGGCGCCGTGTCGAGGCTCTGGAAATAGTGTTTCCAGCCCTGCTTCTTTCAAGCTCGACCGGGGAGCACGCTCGCCGGGGAGCGTGGCGCTCGAACTAGGGAATTCGACGGTACGTTCGCGGCTTCTCCTCCGTTCCACGAAGGTCGTTCTGGATGCCCGAGCAAAGGACGGGCCTTCAGTCGAAATGCTCGTCGCGCCGATAACACCGGCACCCTGTCAAGTCTTCCACTGATAAACGACGAGCGGGAACCACAGTGGTTTCCGCTCGTCGCTGTTGGCGCGTGTTATTGCCCGTTGTTGGTGACGACGA from Deinococcus yavapaiensis KR-236 encodes:
- a CDS encoding alpha/beta hydrolase, which gives rise to MPTHELRPSTLASSAVLSVLALAALTSGAAGPPPSGRVVTLSLVQSPELGNVRNVFVYLPPSYDRGVKRYPVLYLQDGQNVFDPGGSLSGREWGADEAADALAARGVEAIVVGVANIGANRAAEYVPYAIDANDRSTRADRYATFLVKTLKPMIDGRFRTKPDRQDTGIGGSSFGAIVSLYAALQHPDTFGFVAAFSPSLWVADGAMLHAVQNKRFTSPLRAYVDIGTLEGSTPQEAALSVTWTRQLASLLERGGATVRLVVARDQGHNEAAWAARFPSVLEWFAGGSARSAVRTP